From one Comamonas piscis genomic stretch:
- the metH gene encoding methionine synthase, with protein MSASAVPVSVPPMRLSGLEPVFIAGDSLFVNVGERTNVTGSKAFARLILNEQYEEALAVARQQVENGAQVIDVNMDEAMLDSKAAMVRFLNLIASEPDIARVPIMVDSSKWEVIEAGLRCIQGKGIVNSISMKEGVDEFKKHARLVKRYGAAAVVMAFDEKGQADTYERKIEICERAYRILVDEVGFPPEDIIFDPNIFAVATGIEEHNNYGVDFIEATRWIKQNLPGAKVSGGVSNVSFSFRGNDPVREAIHTVFLYHAIQAGMDMGIVNAGMVGVYDDLEPVLRERVEDVVLNRRPDAGERLVEVADSAKSGAKDDSKKLEWRGTPDHPRSVGERLSHALVHGITDFITEDTEEAYQAIVVQGGGRPLHVIEGPLMDGMNVVGDLFGAGKMFLPQVVKSARVMKQAVAHLVPYIEEEKRQQEAAGLDVSSKGKIVIATVKGDVHDIGKNIVTVVLQCNNFEVINMGVMVPCHEILARAKAEGADIIGLSGLITPSLEEMQYVAGEMHKDDYFRIKKIPLLIGGATCSRVHTAVKIAPKYEGPVLYVPDASRSVSVAQSLLGENKDRYLQEVEADYDKVRTQHANKKKTPLWTLAQARANATPVDFAAHPPVTPRVLGRRVFKNFDLAEIAQYIDWGPFFQTWDLAGPYPAILDDAVVGVEARKVLADAQAMLKKIIEGRWLQANGVMGLFPANRVGDDIVFYTDESRSTELLTWYGMRQQTEKQAVDNVMRPSRCLADFVASKESGIGDYAGLFAVTAGIGAEKKDKEFEAALDDYSGIMFKALADRLAEAFAECLHLRVRKDLWGYAADEALSNAELIKEKYQGVRPAPGYPACPDHTAKIDLFQALDAADIGMVLTESLAMFPASSVSGFYLGYPEAVYFNVGEIGEDQLADMAERRGMDIEVLRRALAPNLA; from the coding sequence ATGTCCGCGTCTGCTGTCCCCGTTTCCGTCCCTCCCATGCGCCTGTCGGGCCTGGAGCCCGTGTTCATCGCTGGGGACAGCCTGTTTGTTAACGTTGGTGAACGCACCAATGTGACAGGCTCCAAGGCCTTTGCGCGGCTGATCCTGAACGAGCAGTACGAAGAGGCGCTGGCCGTTGCGCGCCAGCAGGTGGAGAACGGCGCCCAGGTCATCGACGTGAACATGGACGAAGCCATGCTCGACAGCAAGGCGGCGATGGTGCGTTTTCTGAACCTGATCGCCTCCGAGCCCGACATCGCCCGCGTGCCGATCATGGTCGACAGCTCCAAATGGGAGGTGATCGAAGCCGGCCTGCGCTGCATCCAGGGCAAGGGCATCGTCAACTCCATCTCGATGAAAGAGGGCGTGGACGAGTTCAAGAAGCATGCGCGCCTGGTCAAGCGCTATGGCGCGGCGGCCGTGGTGATGGCCTTTGACGAAAAAGGCCAGGCCGATACCTACGAACGCAAGATCGAAATCTGCGAGCGCGCCTACCGCATCCTGGTCGACGAGGTCGGTTTCCCGCCCGAGGACATCATCTTCGACCCCAACATCTTTGCCGTGGCCACCGGCATTGAAGAGCACAACAACTACGGCGTGGACTTTATCGAGGCCACGCGCTGGATCAAGCAGAACCTGCCCGGCGCCAAGGTGAGCGGCGGCGTGTCCAACGTGTCGTTCTCGTTCCGCGGCAACGACCCGGTGCGCGAGGCGATCCACACCGTATTCCTGTACCACGCGATCCAGGCGGGCATGGACATGGGCATCGTCAACGCCGGCATGGTCGGCGTCTATGACGACCTGGAGCCGGTGCTGCGCGAGCGCGTGGAGGACGTGGTGCTGAACCGCCGCCCTGATGCGGGCGAGCGCCTGGTCGAAGTGGCCGACAGCGCCAAGAGCGGCGCCAAGGACGACAGCAAGAAGCTGGAATGGCGCGGCACGCCGGACCACCCGCGCAGCGTGGGCGAGCGCCTGTCGCATGCGCTGGTCCACGGCATCACCGACTTCATCACCGAAGACACTGAAGAGGCCTACCAGGCCATCGTGGTGCAAGGTGGCGGGCGCCCGCTGCATGTGATTGAAGGCCCGCTGATGGACGGCATGAACGTGGTTGGCGACCTGTTTGGCGCCGGCAAGATGTTCCTGCCCCAGGTGGTCAAATCGGCCCGCGTGATGAAGCAGGCCGTGGCCCACCTGGTGCCCTATATCGAAGAAGAAAAGCGCCAGCAAGAGGCCGCGGGGCTCGATGTATCGAGCAAGGGCAAGATCGTCATCGCCACCGTCAAAGGCGATGTGCATGACATCGGCAAGAACATCGTCACCGTGGTTCTGCAGTGCAATAACTTCGAGGTCATCAACATGGGCGTGATGGTGCCCTGCCACGAGATCCTGGCGCGCGCCAAGGCCGAGGGCGCGGACATCATCGGCCTGTCCGGCCTCATCACCCCCAGCCTGGAAGAGATGCAGTATGTGGCCGGCGAGATGCACAAGGACGACTATTTCCGCATCAAGAAGATTCCGTTGCTGATTGGCGGCGCCACCTGCTCGCGCGTGCACACGGCCGTGAAGATCGCCCCCAAGTACGAAGGCCCCGTGCTCTACGTGCCCGATGCCTCGCGTAGCGTGAGCGTGGCCCAGAGCCTGCTCGGCGAGAACAAGGACCGCTACCTGCAGGAGGTGGAGGCCGACTACGACAAGGTGCGCACCCAGCACGCCAACAAGAAGAAGACCCCGCTGTGGACCCTGGCGCAGGCCCGCGCCAATGCCACCCCGGTGGACTTTGCCGCGCACCCGCCCGTCACGCCCCGCGTATTGGGCCGCCGCGTGTTCAAGAACTTTGACCTGGCCGAGATCGCCCAGTACATCGACTGGGGCCCGTTCTTCCAGACCTGGGACCTGGCCGGCCCGTACCCGGCCATCCTGGACGACGCAGTGGTCGGTGTGGAGGCACGCAAGGTGCTGGCCGATGCCCAGGCCATGCTTAAAAAGATCATCGAAGGCCGCTGGCTGCAGGCCAATGGCGTGATGGGCCTGTTCCCCGCCAACCGGGTGGGCGACGACATCGTCTTCTACACCGACGAGTCGCGCAGCACCGAGCTGCTGACCTGGTACGGCATGCGCCAGCAAACCGAAAAGCAGGCGGTGGATAACGTGATGCGCCCCAGCCGCTGCCTGGCCGATTTTGTGGCCAGCAAGGAATCGGGCATTGGCGATTACGCCGGCCTGTTTGCGGTCACCGCTGGCATCGGCGCCGAGAAGAAGGACAAGGAATTTGAAGCAGCGCTGGACGACTACAGCGGCATCATGTTCAAGGCCCTGGCCGACCGCCTGGCCGAAGCCTTTGCCGAATGCCTGCACCTGCGCGTGCGCAAGGATCTGTGGGGCTACGCCGCCGATGAGGCGCTGAGCAACGCCGAGCTGATCAAGGAAAAATACCAGGGCGTGCGCCCCGCCCCCGGCTACCCCGCCTGCCCCGACCACACCGCCAAGATCGACCTGTTCCAGGCCCTGGATGCTGCCGACATCGGCATGGTGCTGACCGAGAGCCTGGCGATGTTCCCGGCTTCCAGCGTCAGCGGCTTCTACCTGGGCTACCCTGAAGCCGTCTACTTCAATGTCGGCGAAATCGGTGAGGACCAGCTGGCGGACATGGCGGAACGCCGGGGCATGGACATCGAGGTGCTGCGCCGGGCGCTGGCGCCGAATTTGGCGTAA
- the gltS gene encoding sodium/glutamate symporter yields the protein MHLSFSAYYTLIFAVLVLLLGKLLTRHIRFLRDFNIPEPVSGGLVVAAVIFALHQLTGLTLAFATAMQTSFMLVFFSSIGLSANFAKLREGGMGLVLFLGVIAAFIFVQNGVGVGLATLLGLDPLIGLVAGSITLLGGHGTAGAWGSVLENQYGLSGATALGIACATFGLVIGGLLGGPLAKRLITRHQLAQPRSMATPTASNAGSASDGKEPANFETPNTAPRLITAEAAIETLALFAGCLAFAEFMTSATQGTKLQLPTFVWALGGGVVIRNVLDYGFGFKVFDRAIDVFGNAGLSIYLAIALLSLKLWELADLAGPLMIILAVQTITLALFAAFITFRIMGRNYDAAVLAAGHCGFGMGATPTAVANMQAITSQYGPSHKAFLIVPLVGAFFIDIINAFVLQLMIAWLR from the coding sequence TTGCATCTGAGTTTCAGTGCTTACTACACCCTGATCTTTGCCGTTCTGGTGCTCTTGCTGGGCAAGCTGCTGACCCGGCACATCCGCTTTCTGCGCGACTTCAACATCCCCGAACCGGTATCGGGCGGGCTGGTTGTCGCAGCCGTCATCTTTGCGCTGCACCAGCTCACCGGCCTGACCCTGGCCTTTGCCACCGCGATGCAGACCAGCTTCATGCTGGTGTTCTTTTCATCGATTGGCCTGAGTGCCAACTTTGCCAAGCTGCGCGAAGGCGGCATGGGCCTGGTGTTGTTCCTGGGTGTGATCGCCGCCTTTATCTTTGTGCAAAACGGCGTGGGCGTGGGCCTGGCCACCTTGCTGGGGCTTGATCCGCTGATCGGCTTGGTGGCAGGCTCGATCACCTTGCTGGGCGGCCACGGCACGGCCGGCGCCTGGGGCTCGGTGCTCGAGAACCAGTACGGGCTGAGCGGCGCCACCGCGCTGGGTATTGCCTGCGCCACCTTTGGGTTGGTGATTGGCGGCCTCTTGGGCGGCCCGCTGGCTAAGCGCCTGATCACCCGCCACCAGTTGGCCCAGCCTCGCAGCATGGCCACCCCAACAGCCAGCAATGCGGGCAGCGCCAGCGACGGCAAGGAACCGGCCAACTTTGAAACGCCCAATACAGCCCCCCGCCTGATCACTGCCGAGGCCGCCATTGAAACCCTGGCGCTGTTTGCCGGCTGCCTGGCCTTTGCCGAGTTCATGACCAGCGCCACCCAGGGCACCAAGCTGCAGCTGCCCACCTTTGTCTGGGCGCTGGGCGGCGGTGTGGTGATCCGCAATGTGCTGGACTATGGCTTTGGCTTCAAGGTGTTTGACCGTGCCATCGATGTGTTCGGCAATGCCGGCCTGTCCATCTACCTGGCCATTGCGCTGCTGTCGCTCAAGCTCTGGGAGCTGGCGGATCTGGCCGGTCCCTTGATGATCATCCTGGCTGTGCAAACCATCACCTTGGCGCTGTTCGCCGCCTTTATCACCTTCCGCATCATGGGCCGCAACTACGATGCGGCCGTGCTGGCCGCCGGCCACTGCGGCTTTGGCATGGGCGCTACCCCCACGGCTGTTGCCAATATGCAGGCCATCACCAGCCAGTACGGGCCATCGCACAAGGCATTTTTGATCGTGCCGCTGGTGGGCGCCTTCTTTATCGACATCATCAATGCCTTTGTGCTGCAGCTGATGATTGCCTGGCTGCGCTGA
- a CDS encoding PACE efflux transporter yields the protein MSVQKIHNSPLSLQGPMRRVVYVALYEAIAIIAATAGLSALSGQGAAHSGVVAAVSSVIAIVWNVVWNHLFERWEARQATRGRGMGRRIAHALGMEGGLVFMLVPLFAWWFKVSLWEALVMDIGLLLFFLVYTFVFNWSFDRIFGLPQSAQ from the coding sequence ATGTCAGTTCAAAAAATACACAACAGCCCCTTGTCACTGCAAGGGCCCATGCGCCGCGTCGTCTATGTCGCCTTGTACGAGGCGATTGCCATCATCGCGGCCACCGCCGGTCTGTCGGCCTTGTCCGGCCAGGGCGCCGCGCATTCGGGCGTGGTGGCCGCCGTGTCGTCGGTGATCGCCATTGTGTGGAATGTGGTCTGGAACCATTTGTTCGAGCGCTGGGAAGCGCGCCAGGCCACGCGCGGGCGCGGCATGGGCCGCCGCATTGCGCATGCGCTGGGCATGGAGGGTGGCCTCGTCTTTATGCTCGTCCCCCTGTTTGCCTGGTGGTTCAAGGTCAGCCTCTGGGAAGCACTGGTGATGGATATCGGCCTGCTGCTGTTCTTCCTGGTCTACACCTTTGTCTTCAACTGGTCGTTTGACCGCATCTTTGGCCTGCCGCAATCGGCGCAGTAA
- a CDS encoding LysR family transcriptional regulator: MRSAFAPFDSDTIQTLLAVLDHGSFSAAARALGKVPSAVSMQIAQLEAELQMPLFARVGREPTPLPAALALEPQARLLAAQLQQLNAHALALEQGLESRLTVAIAPELVSAPWAAPLAALAQEYPQLAVEVLTAPQADALTMLHSGRAQLALVFERPSLDGREGFQEVATETLLAVIAPSHPLMQSLDHAPPPGEATRPQLREHHLTNTRQIIVASRDWSLSHERLVYARDVWRTDNHAAALQMVSAGIGWGWLPQPLVAPLLQSGALVAMEFANLSNGAQLYVDVVWSKEHPMGLAAKRFVALVQAASQAPPSAETP; this comes from the coding sequence ATGCGCAGCGCTTTTGCCCCCTTCGACTCTGACACCATCCAGACCTTGTTGGCGGTGCTCGACCACGGCAGCTTCTCGGCGGCCGCACGCGCCCTGGGCAAGGTGCCTTCGGCGGTGAGCATGCAGATTGCCCAGCTGGAGGCGGAGCTGCAGATGCCACTGTTTGCCCGCGTGGGCCGCGAGCCAACGCCCTTGCCGGCGGCGTTGGCGCTGGAACCGCAGGCGCGCCTGCTGGCCGCACAGCTGCAGCAGCTCAATGCCCATGCGCTGGCCTTGGAGCAAGGGCTGGAATCGCGGCTCACCGTCGCCATCGCACCCGAGCTGGTGTCCGCGCCTTGGGCAGCACCCTTGGCGGCCTTGGCGCAGGAGTACCCGCAGCTGGCGGTGGAAGTGCTGACCGCCCCGCAGGCCGATGCCTTGACCATGCTGCACAGCGGCCGCGCGCAGCTGGCGCTGGTGTTTGAGCGGCCCAGCCTCGATGGCCGCGAAGGTTTTCAGGAAGTGGCGACCGAGACCTTGCTGGCTGTCATCGCCCCCAGCCACCCACTGATGCAGTCACTGGACCATGCACCTCCGCCGGGCGAAGCGACGCGGCCCCAGCTGCGCGAACACCACCTGACCAATACCCGGCAGATCATCGTCGCCAGCCGCGACTGGTCGCTCAGCCATGAGCGCCTGGTCTATGCCCGCGATGTCTGGCGCACCGACAACCATGCGGCTGCCTTGCAGATGGTCAGCGCCGGCATTGGCTGGGGCTGGCTGCCCCAGCCGCTGGTCGCGCCACTGCTGCAGTCGGGCGCGCTGGTGGCGATGGAGTTTGCCAACCTCAGCAACGGTGCCCAGCTGTATGTGGATGTGGTCTGGTCCAAGGAGCACCCGATGGGCCTGGCCGCCAAGCGCTTTGTGGCGCTGGTGCAGGCGGCATCACAAGCGCCACCGTCGGCAGAAACACCTTAA
- a CDS encoding mechanosensitive ion channel domain-containing protein yields MRASPLSLFARQGLPRWWLPALWLLLCACLLSLVSGASAQSLTSLAGLGGSSSSSSSSDEERAIQAQREATATAEQEADALAQSLERLRSRVQTPAGTAPAPLSDQELGQIQARWEERVPANASQEVLEKLLTDEREAIAALKSGIEKSAAEQANLVAQPGNGRTDLATLQQRVQETATPVTAEPGESTALTQARQLRRNAENRRARQELALRQEEQSTIETRQRLLDVQLQTQRRELLERTPRVAWLNQRIADRARQQLEQQVQQTQAAESDVAEAPAAVRDVAQQNTTLAEQILAHNDRLVQERQALASDEYRQSQLASALRDTQARLRLGGSASVGQWLWKQRVALPTVNTLQARRKATLRQLAELRLALFNASERRFDLNGTAAVGGGRSAAMTPRGGVQNTALWTKQAALIDQLQPLLLRRIAVLEQTDAALQSTLKSGSALRQVMDKELLWFPSHLAMGGGWLDEWRSVLRSADPAGLEPSANASPWNTARVLGASILRNLWIYAGIFAGVLLLLGLRRYALQKLQAIAEQVDNFSQDHFGLTLMALGWSLLYALPWSFATAALGVLLQSAAAPVALEPLGQALEQLSAFVFVVTLLNVLFRPCGLAVAHFGWPRERVQVLRQMVLRATWLIVPIDLLGGLAFYSHDDSAISTWGRMCLLVLTLGLAWMAFRYLRQSVLKQRPGLRWSQVVSVAALLVLAITLVGIVLGYVYTATEVIQALLSSFVFLAAAEVLVSLLRRWLLLGERRLALNRLRAAALQRQAANAAAAADAGTGTASNANTNASDEQSQMALVTVSTQAHRLLGLLQRVLVALSLVYAWSPVLPALLRFEGVVLWYTTNTEASGIARPAPVSLMDLLIGALILLMTFSLTRNLPGLVEVVFSSTRRVSSSDRYTMATLARYGITIAGTVSALSLLGLRWSQLQWMAAALTVGLGFGLQEIFANFVSGLILLVERPFRVGDVITINQHTGTVTRIRTRATTVLDFDNQEIVIPNKTFITGQVTNWTLSDDVTRLIIDVSVAHGSDPAEVQRMLLAIAAEHPKVLREPEANCWFMALEGQGQKFELRVYVGAVDDRLPVRNDLNRSINARLKAAGIAVAFPQMDIHVRDLPPAAAAPQEAQGA; encoded by the coding sequence ATGCGCGCCTCCCCCCTCTCTCTTTTTGCCCGCCAGGGCCTGCCACGCTGGTGGCTGCCGGCCCTGTGGCTGCTGCTCTGCGCCTGCCTGCTGTCCCTGGTATCGGGGGCGTCTGCACAGTCACTGACCTCGCTGGCGGGCCTGGGGGGCAGTTCATCCAGCAGCAGTAGCAGTGATGAAGAGCGTGCCATCCAGGCCCAGCGTGAGGCCACCGCCACCGCCGAGCAAGAGGCCGATGCGCTGGCGCAGTCGCTCGAACGCCTGCGCAGCCGGGTGCAGACCCCTGCGGGCACAGCGCCAGCGCCGCTGAGCGACCAGGAGCTGGGGCAGATCCAGGCGCGTTGGGAAGAGCGCGTGCCCGCCAATGCCAGCCAGGAAGTGCTGGAAAAGCTGCTGACCGATGAGCGCGAAGCGATCGCCGCGCTCAAGTCCGGCATCGAGAAATCAGCGGCCGAGCAGGCCAACCTGGTGGCCCAGCCCGGCAATGGCCGGACGGACCTGGCCACCTTGCAGCAGCGCGTGCAGGAAACGGCCACGCCGGTGACGGCCGAACCCGGCGAATCGACCGCTCTGACCCAGGCGCGCCAACTGCGCCGCAATGCTGAAAACCGCCGCGCCAGACAAGAACTGGCACTGCGCCAGGAAGAGCAATCCACGATAGAAACCCGCCAGCGCCTGCTGGATGTGCAACTGCAAACCCAGCGCCGCGAGTTGCTGGAGCGCACGCCCCGCGTGGCCTGGCTGAACCAGCGTATTGCCGACCGCGCCCGCCAGCAGCTGGAGCAGCAGGTGCAGCAAACGCAGGCTGCCGAAAGCGACGTGGCCGAGGCGCCCGCCGCCGTGCGCGATGTGGCCCAGCAGAACACCACGCTGGCCGAACAGATCCTGGCGCACAACGACCGCCTGGTGCAGGAGCGCCAGGCGCTGGCCAGCGATGAATACCGCCAAAGCCAGCTGGCCTCTGCGCTGCGCGACACGCAGGCCCGCCTGCGTTTGGGCGGAAGCGCATCAGTGGGCCAGTGGCTGTGGAAGCAGCGGGTGGCGCTGCCCACCGTCAACACCCTCCAGGCGCGGCGCAAGGCCACCCTGCGGCAGCTGGCTGAGCTGCGCCTGGCGCTGTTCAATGCCAGCGAGCGGCGCTTTGACCTCAATGGCACGGCGGCGGTCGGTGGCGGCCGCAGCGCGGCGATGACCCCGCGCGGCGGTGTCCAGAACACGGCCTTGTGGACCAAGCAGGCCGCGCTGATCGACCAGCTGCAGCCCTTGCTGCTGCGGCGCATCGCCGTGCTGGAGCAGACCGATGCCGCGCTGCAATCCACCTTGAAGAGTGGCAGTGCGCTGCGGCAGGTGATGGACAAGGAGCTGCTGTGGTTCCCCAGCCACCTGGCCATGGGCGGCGGCTGGCTGGACGAATGGCGCTCGGTGCTGCGCAGCGCCGACCCTGCAGGCCTGGAGCCCAGTGCCAATGCCTCGCCCTGGAACACGGCGCGCGTGCTGGGCGCCAGCATTCTGCGCAACCTCTGGATCTATGCCGGCATCTTTGCCGGCGTGCTGCTGCTGCTGGGCCTGCGCCGCTATGCCTTGCAGAAGCTGCAGGCCATTGCCGAGCAGGTGGATAACTTCTCGCAAGACCACTTTGGCCTGACCTTGATGGCGCTGGGCTGGAGCCTGCTGTATGCGCTGCCCTGGAGCTTTGCCACCGCCGCGCTTGGGGTGCTGCTGCAATCGGCCGCCGCCCCGGTGGCGCTGGAGCCCTTGGGCCAGGCGCTGGAGCAGCTGAGCGCCTTTGTGTTTGTGGTGACCTTGCTGAATGTGCTGTTCCGCCCCTGCGGGCTGGCCGTTGCGCACTTTGGCTGGCCGCGTGAGCGGGTGCAGGTGCTGCGCCAGATGGTGCTGCGCGCGACCTGGCTGATCGTGCCGATCGACCTGCTGGGTGGCCTGGCCTTCTACAGCCACGACGACTCCGCCATCAGCACCTGGGGCCGCATGTGCCTGCTGGTGCTGACCCTGGGCCTGGCCTGGATGGCCTTCCGCTACCTGCGGCAAAGCGTGCTCAAGCAACGCCCGGGCCTGCGCTGGAGCCAGGTGGTGAGCGTGGCGGCGCTCTTGGTGCTGGCCATCACCTTGGTGGGCATTGTGCTGGGCTATGTCTACACCGCCACCGAGGTGATCCAGGCGCTGCTGAGCAGCTTTGTGTTTTTGGCGGCGGCGGAGGTGCTGGTGAGCCTGCTGCGGCGCTGGCTGCTGCTGGGTGAGCGCCGGCTGGCGCTGAACCGGCTGCGCGCGGCAGCGCTGCAGCGCCAGGCGGCCAATGCCGCGGCGGCTGCCGATGCCGGCACGGGCACTGCCAGCAATGCCAACACCAATGCCAGCGATGAGCAAAGCCAAATGGCGCTGGTGACGGTGAGCACCCAGGCGCACCGCCTGCTGGGCTTGCTGCAGCGGGTGCTGGTGGCCCTGAGTTTGGTGTACGCCTGGTCGCCAGTGCTGCCGGCGCTGCTGCGTTTTGAAGGGGTGGTGCTTTGGTACACCACTAACACGGAGGCCAGCGGCATTGCCCGCCCCGCACCGGTGAGCCTGATGGACCTGCTGATCGGCGCGCTGATCCTGCTGATGACCTTCAGCCTGACCCGCAATCTGCCGGGCCTGGTCGAGGTAGTGTTCTCCAGCACGCGCCGGGTCAGCAGTTCGGACCGCTACACGATGGCTACCTTGGCGCGCTATGGCATCACGATTGCCGGCACGGTGAGCGCGCTGTCCTTGCTGGGGCTGCGCTGGAGCCAGTTGCAGTGGATGGCCGCCGCGCTGACCGTGGGTCTGGGTTTTGGTCTGCAGGAGATTTTTGCGAACTTTGTCTCAGGCTTGATCCTGCTGGTGGAGCGGCCCTTCCGCGTCGGTGATGTGATCACCATCAACCAGCACACCGGCACCGTCACCCGCATCCGCACCCGCGCGACCACGGTGCTGGATTTTGACAACCAGGAAATCGTCATTCCGAACAAGACTTTCATCACCGGCCAGGTGACGAACTGGACCTTGAGTGACGATGTGACGCGTTTGATCATCGATGTCTCCGTGGCCCATGGCAGCGACCCGGCCGAGGTGCAGCGCATGCTGCTGGCGATTGCGGCCGAGCACCCCAAGGTGCTGCGCGAGCCCGAGGCCAATTGCTGGTTCATGGCGCTCGAAGGCCAGGGCCAGAAGTTTGAGCTGCGCGTCTATGTGGGCGCGGTGGACGACCGCCTGCCGGTGCGCAACGACCTCAACCGCAGCATCAATGCGCGCCTGAAGGCGGCCGGCATTGCAGTGGCCTTCCCGCAGATGGACATCCATGTGCGCGATCTGCCGCCAGCCGCTGCTGCGCCACAGGAGGCGCAGGGCGCTTAA